A part of Desulfofundulus salinus genomic DNA contains:
- a CDS encoding phenylacetate--CoA ligase family protein, with translation MYWDREHETMSREQLRALQLERLQLTIERVYRNVPFYRQRFTEMGIKPSSIRSLEDLRRLPFTTKQDLRDNYPFGLFAVPMSDVVRVHASSGTTGKPTVVGYTRNDINTWAELIARSLVCAGATKFDVVQNAYGYGLFTGGLGLHFGAERLGATVVPVSGGNTQRQLMLMQDFGTTILTCTPSYALYMAEEGQKMGLDFKKLPLKAGIFGAEPWSERMRRQLEEKLDLMALDIYGLSEIMGPGVAMECPAKQGMHIFEDHFIPEIINPDTGEVLPPGEEGELVITTITKEAFPLIRYRTRDITRIDPEPCSCGRTHVRIKRITGRSDDMLIIRGVNVFPSQVESVLLEFGETEPHYLLVVDRKANLDYLEIWVEVAEHMFSDTVRKLEDLEQRLRERIESILGISARVKLVEPNTIPRSEGKAKRVVDRRQI, from the coding sequence GTGTACTGGGATCGCGAGCATGAGACCATGTCCCGGGAACAGCTTCGGGCGCTGCAACTGGAGCGCCTGCAGCTAACCATTGAGCGTGTTTACCGCAACGTACCCTTTTACCGCCAAAGGTTTACCGAAATGGGTATCAAACCCTCGTCCATCCGTTCTTTAGAGGACCTGCGGCGACTGCCCTTCACCACCAAACAGGATTTGCGCGATAACTATCCCTTTGGCTTGTTTGCCGTACCCATGAGCGATGTGGTCCGCGTGCACGCTTCTTCAGGCACCACGGGCAAGCCCACCGTGGTGGGATATACCAGAAACGATATCAACACCTGGGCGGAATTGATCGCCCGTTCACTGGTCTGTGCCGGTGCCACCAAGTTCGATGTGGTGCAGAACGCTTATGGTTACGGTTTATTTACCGGAGGATTGGGCCTGCACTTTGGTGCGGAACGCCTGGGGGCAACGGTGGTCCCCGTTTCCGGGGGCAACACCCAGCGACAGCTCATGCTCATGCAGGACTTCGGTACCACCATCCTCACCTGCACGCCGTCCTATGCCCTGTACATGGCCGAAGAAGGGCAAAAAATGGGGCTGGATTTTAAGAAGCTGCCTTTGAAGGCCGGCATCTTTGGTGCCGAGCCCTGGTCGGAGCGCATGCGCCGGCAGCTGGAGGAGAAACTGGACCTCATGGCGCTGGATATTTATGGCCTGTCCGAAATCATGGGGCCTGGTGTGGCCATGGAGTGTCCCGCCAAGCAGGGGATGCATATCTTCGAGGATCACTTTATCCCCGAAATCATTAACCCCGACACGGGGGAGGTACTACCTCCCGGGGAAGAGGGGGAACTGGTGATCACGACCATCACGAAAGAGGCTTTCCCCCTCATCCGCTATCGCACCCGGGATATCACCCGCATTGACCCGGAGCCGTGCTCCTGCGGCCGTACCCATGTGCGCATAAAACGGATTACCGGCCGCAGCGACGACATGCTAATCATCCGCGGGGTTAACGTGTTCCCCTCCCAGGTGGAAAGCGTGCTCCTGGAATTCGGCGAAACTGAGCCCCACTACCTGCTGGTGGTGGACCGCAAGGCCAACCTGGACTACCTGGAAATATGGGTGGAAGTGGCGGAGCACATGTTCAGCGATACGGTGCGCAAGCTGGAAGACCTGGAACAACGCCTGCGGGAGCGGATCGAAAGCATTCTGGGTATTTCCGCCAGGGTGAAGCTGGTGGAGCCAAACACCATCCCGAGAAGTGAAGGCAAGGCGAAACGGGTAGTCGACCGGCGGCAGATATAA
- the nuoF gene encoding NADH-quinone oxidoreductase subunit NuoF — MLKSRQDLKALTERAREALKKEKLRILICAGTGCVANGSLSVYEAFREELVKRGLPYKVELVQEVEHPATALNISGCHGFCQMGPLVRFEPQGVLYLKVKKEDVPEIIEEHILHNRLVKRLLYYHPVTGQVVAREEDIPFYQNQVRVALELCGLVNPEDINDYLAHGGYQALEKVLFEMTPDDVIKEVLDSGLRGRGGAGFPTGRKWAFARSATGDKKYVICNGDEGDPGAFMDRSVMEGAPHRVLEGMMIAGYAIGADEGYIYVRAEYPLAVKRLKKAVADAEALGFLGDNILGSGFAFRIHIKEGAGAFVCGEETALIASIEGQRGMPRPRPPFPAQSGLWGCPTIINNVETLVNVAPIITRGAGWFKQYGTPTSPGTKTFALAGQVAHTGLVEVPMGITLREVVFNIGGGLREGKKFKAVQIGGPSGGCLTEEHLDLPLDFDSLQKVGAMIGSGGMVVIGQDSCMVEVARFFMTFVQNESCGKCVPCREGTRRMLELLTKITQGKATEEDLFLLEELALVVKDGALCGLGKTAPNPVLTTLRYFRDEYEAHVREKKCPAGVCKALLSYFIDQEKCRGCGLCAKNCPVEAISGEKKQPHTIDLVKCIKCGTCLEKCKFGAVYTA; from the coding sequence ATGCTTAAATCAAGGCAGGATTTGAAGGCGCTCACAGAGCGGGCCAGGGAGGCCCTGAAAAAAGAGAAGTTGCGTATTTTAATCTGTGCCGGTACCGGTTGTGTGGCAAACGGCTCCCTGAGCGTATACGAAGCCTTCCGGGAGGAACTGGTCAAAAGAGGTTTACCTTATAAAGTAGAGCTGGTGCAAGAGGTGGAACACCCGGCAACCGCTTTAAATATCAGCGGCTGTCACGGGTTTTGCCAGATGGGCCCACTGGTGCGTTTTGAGCCGCAAGGAGTGCTCTATTTAAAGGTAAAGAAAGAGGACGTCCCGGAGATCATCGAAGAGCACATTTTGCACAACCGGCTGGTGAAAAGGTTGCTCTATTATCATCCAGTTACCGGCCAGGTGGTGGCCCGGGAAGAGGACATTCCCTTTTACCAGAATCAGGTGCGGGTGGCTCTGGAATTGTGTGGCCTGGTTAACCCGGAGGATATCAATGATTATCTGGCCCATGGCGGTTATCAGGCCCTGGAAAAAGTCCTTTTTGAAATGACTCCGGATGACGTAATTAAGGAAGTCCTGGATTCAGGGCTACGCGGCCGGGGCGGGGCCGGTTTCCCCACCGGCCGGAAGTGGGCTTTTGCCCGGTCTGCCACGGGGGACAAAAAATATGTCATTTGTAACGGCGATGAAGGGGACCCGGGAGCCTTTATGGATCGCAGCGTGATGGAAGGTGCTCCCCACCGGGTGCTGGAAGGGATGATGATTGCCGGTTACGCTATCGGTGCGGACGAAGGGTACATTTACGTCCGGGCCGAATACCCACTGGCGGTAAAACGGTTGAAAAAGGCCGTGGCTGATGCCGAAGCTCTTGGCTTTTTGGGCGATAACATCCTGGGCAGCGGATTCGCTTTTCGCATCCACATTAAAGAGGGTGCCGGCGCCTTTGTCTGCGGCGAGGAAACGGCTTTGATTGCCTCCATTGAAGGTCAGCGCGGTATGCCCCGTCCCCGTCCTCCTTTCCCGGCCCAGAGCGGCTTGTGGGGTTGTCCCACCATCATCAATAATGTAGAAACCCTGGTCAACGTGGCTCCCATTATCACCCGGGGAGCAGGTTGGTTCAAGCAGTACGGCACTCCCACCAGCCCCGGTACCAAAACCTTTGCCCTGGCCGGTCAGGTGGCCCATACCGGTCTGGTGGAAGTGCCCATGGGCATTACCCTGCGGGAAGTGGTTTTTAACATCGGCGGTGGGCTGCGGGAAGGCAAGAAGTTCAAGGCGGTGCAAATCGGAGGGCCTTCCGGAGGTTGCCTGACCGAAGAGCACCTGGACCTGCCCCTGGATTTTGACTCCCTGCAAAAGGTAGGGGCGATGATCGGTTCGGGCGGCATGGTGGTCATCGGGCAGGACAGCTGTATGGTCGAAGTGGCCAGGTTCTTCATGACCTTCGTTCAAAATGAGTCCTGCGGCAAATGTGTGCCCTGCCGGGAAGGGACCAGGCGGATGCTGGAGCTCTTGACCAAAATAACCCAGGGTAAGGCCACGGAGGAAGACCTGTTCCTGCTGGAGGAGCTGGCGCTGGTGGTCAAAGACGGTGCCCTGTGCGGCCTGGGCAAAACCGCTCCCAATCCCGTGCTGACCACGCTGCGCTATTTCCGTGATGAATACGAAGCCCATGTGCGGGAGAAAAAATGTCCGGCGGGAGTCTGCAAGGCGCTGCTCAGTTACTTTATTGACCAGGAAAAATGTAGGGGCTGCGGTTTGTGTGCTAAGAACTGTCCGGTGGAAGCCATCAGCGGTGAGAAAAAACAGCCCCACACCATTGATCTGGTTAAATGCATTAAGTGCGGCACCTGCTTGGAGAAATGCAAGTTCGGCGCCGTTTACACCGCCTAA
- the nuoE gene encoding NADH-quinone oxidoreductase subunit NuoE, with protein sequence MEGTGRKFEKLQEIVARHEGKVSHLIAILQEVQHEYRYLPEEVLTYIATALNIPPAVVYGVATFYAQFSLVPKGKYVIRVCDGTACHVRGSEPIHFALRKELGLAEGQQTTDDLQFTVETVSCLGACGLAPVVTINDQEVHGQMTPEDVLRVLRAIKAGESQEERREAHA encoded by the coding sequence ATGGAGGGAACGGGCAGAAAGTTTGAAAAGTTGCAGGAGATTGTTGCCCGTCATGAAGGCAAGGTGTCGCATTTAATTGCCATCCTGCAGGAAGTGCAGCATGAATACCGCTACTTACCCGAAGAGGTATTGACCTATATTGCCACGGCTTTAAATATTCCGCCGGCAGTGGTCTACGGTGTGGCCACCTTTTACGCCCAGTTTTCCCTGGTGCCCAAGGGTAAATATGTGATCCGGGTTTGTGACGGCACGGCCTGTCACGTGCGGGGTTCGGAACCGATCCATTTTGCCCTGCGTAAGGAACTGGGGCTTGCGGAAGGCCAGCAAACAACCGATGACCTGCAGTTCACCGTGGAAACGGTCTCCTGCCTGGGGGCCTGCGGACTGGCCCCGGTGGTAACCATTAACGACCAGGAAGTGCATGGACAGATGACACCTGAAGATGTTTTAAGGGTGTTACGGGCTATAAAAGCGGGGGAAAGCCAGGAAGAACGGAGGGAAGCCCATGCTTAA
- a CDS encoding [FeFe] hydrogenase, group A — MSTGKVTVDGHVVEINDARNILEVVRRAGIKLPTFCYHSELSVYGACRMCMVEVEGRGLVASCSTPPADGMVIHTSTPRTRRLRRMIIELLLANHDRECTSCERSGSCKLQQLARQMGVTEVRFGQRDKKLPVDRTSPALVKNPNKCILCGDCVRMCKEVQGLGIWDFAFRGAKTQVTTAFGLPLAEVACVNCGQCVAVCPTGALTVKSEVDKVWEAIQDPGKVVVVQVAPAVRVAIGEEFGLLPGEKATGQIVAALRKLGFDRVFDTLFTADMTTIEEGMELLGRLQNGGKLPLFTSCCPAWVKYTEQFHADLLDNLSTCRSPQQMFGSLVKKYYAREIGKNPAEVVCVSVMPCTGKKFEARRPEFTTGGVPDVDFVLTTVELAQMIKEAGIVFNELEPEVFDNPLGMGSGAAVIYGASGGVMESVVRFISAHLSPGDVSRVDFYPVRGMLGIKEAEFTIGGQTLRLAVVNGLANAEKLINRIKSGEAFYHAVEVMACPGGCLGGGGQPYPNSTASRLGRMKGLYALDRAEQLHRPQDNIFVTRALERWFGGPANANTHQALHTRYYPRRRISGKPVEVNGRREEHPVEVSVCVGTNCYLKGSYDILNKFVELARQMGIADYVQLKGTFCLEHCDRGVSIKVNDEIITNVTLDNAEEVFRTKIAIKAEPPWVV; from the coding sequence ATGTCTACAGGGAAAGTTACCGTAGATGGTCATGTGGTGGAAATAAATGATGCCAGGAACATCCTGGAAGTAGTGCGCCGGGCCGGTATCAAACTGCCTACCTTTTGCTACCACTCGGAATTGAGCGTTTACGGCGCCTGCCGCATGTGCATGGTGGAAGTGGAGGGGCGGGGGCTGGTGGCCTCCTGTTCAACTCCTCCAGCCGACGGCATGGTTATTCACACCAGCACCCCCCGCACCCGCCGGTTGCGCCGCATGATTATAGAACTGCTTCTGGCCAACCACGACCGGGAATGCACCAGCTGCGAGCGCAGCGGCAGCTGCAAACTGCAGCAACTGGCCCGGCAGATGGGGGTTACGGAGGTCCGCTTCGGTCAGCGGGATAAAAAGCTGCCGGTGGATCGTACTTCCCCGGCCCTGGTGAAGAACCCCAACAAGTGCATTCTCTGCGGCGACTGCGTGCGCATGTGCAAGGAGGTGCAGGGCCTGGGGATCTGGGACTTTGCCTTCCGGGGCGCTAAAACCCAGGTGACCACTGCTTTTGGCCTGCCCCTGGCGGAGGTGGCTTGCGTCAACTGCGGTCAGTGCGTGGCCGTCTGTCCTACCGGTGCCCTGACAGTGAAATCGGAAGTGGACAAGGTTTGGGAAGCAATCCAGGATCCCGGCAAAGTGGTGGTGGTGCAGGTGGCTCCGGCGGTCCGGGTGGCCATCGGTGAGGAGTTTGGCCTTTTGCCGGGCGAAAAGGCTACCGGCCAAATTGTGGCGGCGTTGAGAAAACTGGGCTTCGACCGGGTTTTTGACACTCTGTTTACTGCCGATATGACCACCATCGAGGAAGGCATGGAGCTGCTGGGCCGGCTGCAAAACGGCGGCAAGTTGCCCCTGTTCACCTCCTGCTGCCCGGCCTGGGTGAAATATACCGAACAGTTCCACGCCGACCTCCTGGATAATTTGTCTACCTGCCGGTCTCCCCAGCAAATGTTCGGTTCGCTGGTGAAGAAATATTACGCCCGGGAGATTGGTAAGAATCCGGCGGAAGTTGTCTGCGTGTCGGTAATGCCCTGTACGGGTAAGAAATTTGAAGCCAGACGGCCCGAATTTACCACCGGGGGCGTGCCCGATGTTGATTTCGTCCTCACTACCGTGGAACTGGCTCAGATGATTAAAGAAGCGGGAATTGTCTTTAACGAACTGGAGCCGGAAGTGTTTGACAATCCCCTGGGGATGGGTTCCGGCGCGGCAGTGATCTACGGTGCCTCGGGTGGAGTGATGGAATCGGTGGTGCGCTTCATTTCGGCCCATCTGTCTCCTGGTGATGTGAGCCGGGTGGATTTTTACCCGGTCCGGGGCATGCTGGGAATTAAGGAAGCCGAATTTACCATTGGTGGGCAAACCCTCAGGCTGGCGGTGGTAAACGGCCTGGCTAATGCGGAGAAGCTCATCAACCGCATCAAGTCGGGAGAAGCCTTCTACCACGCCGTGGAAGTAATGGCCTGTCCCGGTGGATGCCTGGGCGGTGGCGGTCAGCCTTATCCCAACAGCACCGCTTCACGGCTGGGGCGCATGAAGGGCCTTTACGCCCTGGACCGGGCGGAACAGCTGCACAGGCCCCAGGACAACATTTTTGTCACCAGAGCACTGGAACGGTGGTTTGGCGGTCCGGCCAACGCAAATACCCATCAGGCCCTGCATACCCGCTATTATCCGCGGCGGCGCATCAGCGGTAAGCCTGTGGAAGTGAACGGCCGCCGGGAAGAACATCCGGTGGAAGTGTCGGTCTGCGTCGGTACCAACTGCTATCTGAAAGGTTCCTACGATATTCTGAACAAATTCGTGGAACTGGCCCGGCAGATGGGCATCGCTGATTACGTGCAGCTGAAGGGAACCTTCTGCCTGGAGCACTGCGACCGGGGAGTGAGCATTAAGGTCAACGACGAAATCATTACCAACGTAACCCTGGATAACGCCGAAGAAGTCTTCAGGACTAAGATTGCCATCAAGGCCGAGCCGCCCTGGGTGGTTTAA
- a CDS encoding endonuclease/exonuclease/phosphatase family protein → MERVVRLLTYNIHHGKGVDGKVRLRRVAAVLQRHNPDAVALQEVDCHLPRSYLRHQARALARHLNMYFVFTPTLSWLGICQYGLAILSRYPISEHQYYPLPSAHEPRGLQSASLDHEAGTFFLLNTHLGLNYQEREKQAEATREIIRSLSGPVVLAGDMNTERLAFPELPVTPPDHLPTFPSYRPRFGLDRIFASCHWRIIKAFTPSTGASDHLPLLVELVPAN, encoded by the coding sequence ATGGAGCGCGTTGTGCGGCTGCTCACCTACAATATACACCACGGTAAGGGAGTTGATGGCAAAGTACGTTTACGGCGCGTGGCGGCAGTCCTGCAGCGGCATAACCCCGATGCGGTCGCCCTGCAGGAAGTGGACTGCCACCTTCCCCGCAGCTACCTGCGCCACCAGGCCCGGGCGCTAGCCCGGCACCTGAACATGTACTTTGTTTTTACCCCCACCTTAAGCTGGCTGGGCATCTGCCAGTACGGCCTGGCCATTTTAAGCCGTTACCCCATATCAGAACATCAATACTACCCTTTGCCCAGCGCTCACGAGCCCCGGGGGCTGCAGTCCGCCAGTTTAGACCACGAGGCAGGAACGTTTTTCCTGCTCAACACCCACCTGGGCTTAAACTACCAGGAAAGGGAAAAACAAGCGGAAGCAACAAGGGAGATCATACGCTCTTTGAGCGGGCCGGTGGTCTTAGCCGGTGATATGAATACAGAACGGCTCGCCTTCCCCGAACTGCCCGTAACCCCGCCGGACCATCTGCCAACATTTCCCTCTTACCGCCCCCGGTTCGGGCTGGACCGCATATTTGCCTCTTGCCACTGGCGCATCATCAAGGCTTTTACTCCTTCCACAGGAGCTTCCGACCATTTGCCCCTGCTGGTGGAACTGGTACCGGCGAACTGA
- a CDS encoding SIR2 family NAD-dependent protein deacylase, producing MSTSYQEKIRTLAELLRRYDRNFALTGAGVSTESGIPDFRSPGTGLWTKYDPIKTASLSALKRDPATFYKINLSRWAAFSGVEPNDAHRAIARLEELGYLVGVITQNIDGLHQRAGSKRVWEIHGHLRTCHCMSCEQSYPFSYLVERFEKGQNPPLCGICKGTLRPDVVLFEDRMSEDFFKATRALSGCQLMLVVGSSLQVYPAAGLPQFARKVVIINREPTPWDEQAELVIHHSAGQVFRDLMAELGEPLTGQ from the coding sequence ATTTCTACATCCTACCAGGAGAAAATCCGTACCCTGGCCGAACTTCTGCGCCGCTACGACCGCAATTTTGCCCTGACGGGGGCTGGGGTAAGTACCGAGAGCGGTATTCCCGATTTCCGCAGCCCGGGAACGGGGTTGTGGACCAAGTATGACCCGATTAAAACGGCCAGTTTGAGCGCCTTAAAGCGGGATCCGGCGACTTTTTACAAAATAAATCTCTCCCGCTGGGCGGCCTTTAGCGGCGTCGAGCCCAACGATGCCCACCGGGCAATAGCCCGCCTGGAGGAGCTGGGTTACCTGGTGGGGGTAATTACCCAGAATATCGATGGCCTGCACCAGCGGGCGGGTTCAAAGCGGGTGTGGGAAATTCACGGCCACCTGCGCACCTGCCATTGTATGAGCTGTGAGCAAAGTTACCCCTTTTCTTACCTGGTAGAACGGTTTGAAAAGGGGCAGAACCCGCCCCTTTGCGGCATATGCAAGGGAACTTTGCGGCCGGATGTGGTCCTGTTTGAAGACCGGATGAGCGAGGACTTTTTCAAAGCCACCAGGGCCTTGTCCGGCTGCCAGTTAATGCTGGTGGTGGGGAGCAGCCTGCAGGTTTACCCGGCTGCCGGATTGCCGCAGTTTGCCCGAAAGGTGGTGATCATCAACCGGGAGCCGACCCCCTGGGACGAACAGGCCGAGCTGGTGATTCATCACAGTGCGGGCCAGGTATTCCGGGACCTGATGGCGGAACTGGGGGAACCCCTCACCGGCCAGTAG
- a CDS encoding HTH domain-containing protein, protein MRFSRYDMIFIFALLVAAGAGLATLYNLVIIEMLASGNTRHVSGAIHYALWLNLAFWGLSVVLGAAGLRFYLRQRQPQDDTVHNDVGERFTERVAPPCTEQMTELVRTVKEALEVIQPLILQLIAGQETAAGTTTAGPPVSPPKEQLRSSEGRTAEPLGEEDCEQEFWPDFPKGLNKVTLKQVLSYLEEHNETGVSSEEIATGVGISRVTVRRYMDYLEQIGYVKVELRYGTVGRPLKIYTLANLFSS, encoded by the coding sequence ATGCGCTTTTCAAGGTACGATATGATCTTCATCTTTGCCCTGCTGGTTGCTGCTGGAGCCGGCCTGGCTACGCTGTATAACCTGGTGATTATCGAAATGCTGGCGTCCGGCAACACCCGGCATGTTAGCGGGGCCATACATTATGCTTTGTGGCTTAACCTGGCCTTTTGGGGATTGTCGGTGGTGCTTGGCGCCGCCGGCCTGCGGTTTTATTTGCGGCAAAGACAACCCCAGGATGACACCGTGCATAATGATGTGGGAGAACGCTTCACCGAAAGGGTTGCACCGCCCTGTACCGAACAAATGACGGAGCTGGTCCGGACGGTAAAGGAGGCTTTAGAGGTTATCCAACCACTGATACTGCAGCTTATCGCCGGGCAGGAAACGGCCGCGGGTACAACCACTGCCGGTCCTCCGGTTTCACCGCCAAAGGAGCAGTTAAGGTCCTCCGAGGGCAGGACGGCAGAGCCGTTGGGTGAAGAAGACTGCGAGCAGGAATTCTGGCCGGACTTCCCCAAAGGGCTCAATAAGGTGACTTTAAAGCAGGTTTTATCATATCTGGAGGAACATAACGAAACGGGGGTTTCTTCAGAGGAAATAGCCACAGGGGTGGGTATTTCCCGGGTTACCGTAAGGCGGTACATGGATTACCTGGAGCAGATTGGTTATGTTAAGGTGGAGTTGAGATATGGCACGGTGGGGAGACCTTTAAAAATATACACCCTTGCTAATTTGTTTAGTTCCTGA
- a CDS encoding ACT domain-containing protein: MKVKQISIFLENKSGRLAQVTRVLGDNGINIRALAIADTTDFGILRLIVNDPDRAYRVLKEAGFTVSATDVIAVEVVDEPGGLAMVLAVLQEANLNIEYLYAFLQKASKAALVVFRVEQLDDAIAALQAKGIRILSGEEVYAL, translated from the coding sequence ATGAAAGTCAAACAAATCTCCATCTTCCTGGAAAACAAATCGGGGCGTTTGGCCCAGGTGACCAGGGTACTGGGAGACAACGGCATCAACATCCGCGCCCTGGCCATAGCCGATACCACCGACTTTGGCATTTTGCGCCTCATTGTCAACGACCCGGACCGGGCTTACCGGGTTCTCAAGGAGGCCGGTTTTACCGTCAGCGCCACCGATGTCATTGCCGTGGAAGTGGTTGATGAGCCCGGCGGCCTGGCCATGGTGCTGGCGGTGTTGCAGGAAGCAAACCTGAACATCGAGTACCTGTACGCCTTCTTGCAGAAGGCTTCCAAGGCCGCCCTGGTGGTGTTCCGGGTGGAACAGCTGGACGACGCCATTGCCGCCCTGCAGGCAAAGGGTATCCGTATCCTGAGCGGGGAAGAGGTATACGCTTTGTAA
- a CDS encoding zinc ribbon domain-containing protein, giving the protein MEIFQKIGETAKGLSDKAKEVTRRSGEFLEATRLKFELSRLEKELENNFLSLGELVYRRYKGEEGLDGEIERLCQSTRGIETDMLSIQEQIDRLQPKPLVCPQCKIELPTGGKFCSYCGNLVASEKLAGGDDKAGK; this is encoded by the coding sequence GTGGAAATCTTTCAGAAAATAGGTGAAACGGCTAAGGGGCTGAGCGATAAGGCCAAAGAGGTGACCAGGCGGTCAGGCGAATTTCTGGAGGCCACCCGGCTAAAATTTGAGCTCTCGCGTCTAGAAAAAGAGTTGGAAAACAATTTTTTGAGTTTGGGAGAACTGGTTTATCGCCGTTATAAAGGTGAAGAAGGATTGGACGGGGAAATTGAGCGCCTGTGTCAGAGCACCCGGGGGATAGAAACCGATATGTTATCCATCCAGGAGCAGATCGACAGGTTACAGCCAAAACCCCTGGTTTGTCCTCAGTGTAAAATAGAACTGCCGACGGGGGGCAAATTCTGCAGCTACTGTGGTAACCTGGTTGCTTCGGAAAAACTGGCCGGGGGAGATGATAAGGCCGGCAAGTGA
- the tsaD gene encoding tRNA (adenosine(37)-N6)-threonylcarbamoyltransferase complex transferase subunit TsaD, translating to MGVKILAIETSCDETSAAVVADGVEVLSNIISSQVDVHRKFGGVVPEVASRKHLELINHVIKEALDQARLGFGDLDAVAVTNGPGLVGALLVGVSAAKTVAFALNIPLIAVNHLEGHIYANFLVRPDLPFPLICLVVSGGHTDLVLVLHHGDYRLLGSTRDDAAGEAFDKVARVLELGYPGGPAIERLAREGNEEAIDFPRACVDGLDFSFSGLKTAVLQYLHRCRQRGEEVNLADVAASFQKAVVDVLVDKTVEAACNYNCPTIILAGGVAANGRLRAALASRACQEGREVFYPPPVFCTDNAAMIGCAAYYKYLRGDLAPLTLNAVPGLPLLSS from the coding sequence ATGGGCGTTAAGATTCTGGCAATCGAAACTTCCTGTGATGAAACTTCCGCCGCCGTGGTGGCAGATGGTGTGGAAGTGCTTTCAAATATTATTTCCTCGCAGGTGGATGTACACAGGAAATTTGGCGGGGTCGTGCCTGAAGTAGCCTCCCGCAAGCACCTGGAATTAATCAATCATGTTATTAAAGAAGCGCTGGACCAGGCCCGGCTGGGGTTTGGCGATTTGGATGCGGTGGCGGTTACCAATGGTCCCGGGCTGGTGGGTGCCCTGCTGGTGGGGGTGTCCGCCGCCAAGACTGTGGCCTTTGCCCTGAATATTCCCCTCATTGCCGTTAATCATCTGGAAGGCCACATCTATGCCAATTTCCTGGTCCGGCCCGATTTGCCCTTTCCCCTCATCTGCCTGGTGGTGAGCGGCGGCCATACGGATCTGGTGCTGGTTCTGCATCACGGTGATTACCGGTTATTGGGCAGTACCCGGGATGATGCCGCCGGTGAAGCCTTCGACAAGGTGGCCCGGGTGCTGGAACTGGGTTACCCCGGGGGGCCGGCAATTGAGCGCCTGGCCAGGGAGGGTAACGAAGAGGCTATTGATTTTCCCCGGGCCTGCGTGGACGGCCTTGATTTTTCCTTCAGCGGTCTGAAGACGGCGGTGCTCCAGTACCTGCACCGCTGCCGGCAAAGGGGAGAAGAAGTAAACCTGGCCGATGTGGCGGCCAGCTTTCAGAAAGCCGTGGTGGACGTGCTGGTGGATAAAACCGTGGAAGCTGCCTGCAATTACAACTGCCCGACCATAATCCTGGCCGGGGGAGTGGCGGCCAACGGCCGGTTGCGGGCGGCCCTGGCGTCCCGGGCGTGTCAGGAAGGACGGGAAGTGTTTTATCCCCCGCCGGTGTTCTGCACCGATAATGCGGCCATGATCGGGTGTGCGGCCTATTACAAGTATCTGCGGGGCGATCTAGCCCCCCTAACCCTCAATGCCGTGCCCGGCCTACCCCTGCTCTCGTCTTAA